A genomic stretch from Coregonus clupeaformis isolate EN_2021a chromosome 23, ASM2061545v1, whole genome shotgun sequence includes:
- the LOC121536700 gene encoding R3H domain-containing protein 1-like isoform X7 — MRMSDTVTVKETSATMRGVETEESHHASATPAPAGGEEPSPTKTNGTEQEQAETQPQAEAQTQLQPELQPESCCQDKNETQRQTPGQMGKRPKSKLKLVRSLAVCEESSPPSPITTDLPREHKDAVEIQLSQSFDKEEAPPIKDEEDKDKRVEKLLEKTERMPRKMLSRDSSQEYTDSTGIDIHEFLVNTLKNNPRDRMMLLKLEQDILDFISNNESQKRKFPPMTSYHRMLLHRVAAYFGLDHNVDQTGKSVIINKTSNTRIPDQKFSEHIKDDKTDDFQKRYILKRDNSGSDKDDNMMRMRLKDDRRSKSIEEREEEYQRARERIFAQDGPDGFALEKRIQEDDACNNTQQRRQIFRLKDGRSANSRQSSSENEPKYSDPRPWSSTDSDSSNRNLRPAMTKASSFSGISVLIRGDSSGSSKSMGRLSKTGSLESSSSVGSSTGSLSRSQPPLPVPALTQAGHPHNHAAPPCPVAYPAICTSSTVTYEAGSRSGPVPPPPANTANTSYYLLPLEATGIPPGSILVNPHTGQPFVNPDGSAVVYNPNHSMAPQHQHHQHHNQQGRTQQPMPPPPHPHPPGPHQHQPTNHNHVLSQSVLSLPQPVRPLQPSAQPVQYSSISYPPQLLSVSPNQQYTVQNNLGAQFSHMSLARQASGEGPGRDAHTTMYPSSVVLQTPPQQQGYMVAPPVQPVPAHQAYNTPAPPPVNQPVMQQQGYMQQSMQQMPACYCAPGQYPLSNQQYRPVGTVQYSAPQSQPMPPPTQQTGYQTVMPNQPQSYQSMIGVPQSQNTVSGLHSNMGNQMQGMMVQYPSMPSYQVSMQPQGSQGVPQQTYQQPIIIPNHNQSNQGPMPGSGVQVYYSVITPNQQNTMSSSVGFLPPPGSEQMQFPRPSSPCSSQQPLHQAQQCSGVPLPPGGGMVMMQLTLPPGQQPRPHSPPQWKHSKYYSLDHTRGQKSTELSTLDTSQSSPLLGSPSTSPAQSPTPSHPHHLTNVKSIRPGLAPVMPQFSRPFVPGQGDAQYPLLGQPLQYNPQIRPPLLHTPPMVPNHQVPMGMRHSGGGGRGRKQPRKALSTDLS; from the exons ATGAGGATGTCTGATACTGTCACTGTAAAGGAGACTAGCGCCACTATGAGAGGTGTGGAGACGGAGGAGAGCCACCATGCCAGTGCCACACCGGCACCAGCAGGGGGAGAAGAACCAAGCCCGACCAAGACAAACGGCACGGAGCAGGAGCAGGCAGAGACCCAGCCACAGGCCGAAGCTCAGACCCAGCTCCAACCTGAGCTTCAACCAGAGAGCTGCTGCCAAGACAAGAACGAAACTCAG CGGCAAACACCGGGACAGATGGGAAAAAGGCCCAAG TCTAAGTTAAAGTTAGTTCGGAGCCTGGCTGTTTGCGAAgagtcctctcctccttcccctatTACCACTGATCTGCCTCGAGAACACAAG GATGCAGTTGAGATCCAGCTCTCCCAGTCGTTTGACAAAGAGGAGGCACCACCCATCAAGGATGAGGAGGACAAAGACAAAAGAGTGGAGAAGCTGCTAGAAAAGACTGAGAGAATGCCCAGGAAGATGCTGTCCAGAG ATTCCAGTCAGGAATACACAGACTCTACCGGGATCGATATCCATGAGTTCTTAGTAAACAcgttgaaaaacaaccccag GGACAGAATGATGCTGCTGAAGTTGGAACAGGACATTCTCGACTTTATCAGTAATAACGA AAGCCAGAAGAGAAAGTTCCCTCCAATGACCTCCTACCACAGAATGCTGCTGCACCGCGTCGCCGCCTACTTCGGCCTCGACCACAACGTCGACCAAACCGGGAAATCTGTAATCATCAACAAAACTAGCAATACAAGAAT tcctGATCAGAAGTTTTCAGAACACATCAAAGATGACAAAACTGACGACTTCCAAAAGCGCTACATTCTCAAAAGGGACAACTCTGGCTCAGACAAAGATGACAACATG ATGCGGATGCGGCTGAAGGACGACCGGAGGAGTAAGTCTATAGAGGAACGAGAGGAGGAGTACCAGAGGGCCAGAGAAAGGATATTTGCTCAAGAT GGTCCAGATGGCTTTGCTCTTGAAAAAAGGATACAGGAGGATGATGCTTGTAACAACACACAGCAAAGGCGGCAAATCTTTAG GTTAAAAGATGGCCGCTCGGCCAACAGTCGCCAGAGCAGCTCTGAGAATGAGCCCAAGTACTCTGACCCTCGGCCGTGGAGCAGCACAGACTCTGACAGCTCCAACCGTAACCTGAGGCCAGCCATGACCAAGGCCAGCAGCTTCAGCGGCATCTCTGTCCTTATCAGGGGAGACAGCTCAGGCAGCAGCAAGAGCATGGGTCGCCTTTCTAAGACTG GTTCCCTAGAGTCTTCTAGTAGTGTAGGGTCCTCCACGGGTTCGCTCTCTCGCTCCCAGCCACCCCTCCCCGTCCCAGCTTTAACCCAGGCTGGCCACCCTCACAACCACGCCGCGCCCCCCTGCCCAGTGGCCTACCCAGCCATCTGCACTAGTAGTACTGTGACTTATGAGGCGGGAAGCAGGAGCGGCCCGGTGCCGCCACCACCAGCGAATACAGCTAACACTAGCTACTATTTGCTTCCCCTGGAAGCCACAGGGATACCGCCAGGGAGTATCCTGGTCAACCCACACACAG GCCAGCCCTTTGTGAACCCGGATGGCAGTGCTGTGGTGTACAACCCCAACCATAGCATGGCTCCTCAGCATCAACATCATCAGCATCATAATCAGCAGGGCAGGACCCAGCAGCCCATGCCCCCTCCTCCACACCCGCACCCGCCTGGCCCCCACCAACACCAGCCCACCAATCACAACCACGTCCTCTCACAG TCTGTTCTATCCCTTCCTCAGCCGGTCCGGCCCCTCCAGCCTTCTGCTCAGCCTGTCCAGTACTCATCTATCTCTTACCCACCTCAGCTCCTCTCCGTCTCCCCTAACCAACAATACACTGTG CAAAACAACCTGGGAGCCCAGTTCAGCCACATGAGTCTGGCCCGGCAGGCCTCTGGGGAGGGCCCAGGTAGGGACGCCCACACTACCATGTACCCCTCCTCCGTGGTGCTCCAGACCCCCCCGCAGCAGCAGGGCTACATGGTGGCCCCTCCAGTCCAGCCTGTCCCTGCCCACCAGGCCTACAACACTCCCGCCCCTCCGCCTGTCAACCAGCCGGTCATGCAGCAACAGGGCTACATGCAGCAGTCCATGCAGCAG ATGCCAGCATGTTACTGTGCGCCAGGCCAGTACCCTCTGTCCAACCAGCAGTACAGGCCTGTGGGCACAGTGCAGTACAGCGCCCCACAGAGTCAGCCAATGCCCCCGCCCACACAACAGACAG GTTACCAAACAGTGATGCCAAATCAACCACAGAGCTATCAGAGTATGATAGGAGTGCCACAGAGTCAGAACACTGTTAGTGGCCTGCATAGCAATATGGGAAATCAGATGCAAGGCATGATGGTCCAGTATCCCTCCATGCCATCTTATCAG GTATCCATGCAGCCTCAAGGCTCCCAGGGTGTGCCACAGCAGACATATCAGCAGCCTATCATCATCCCCAACCACAACCAGTCCAACCAGGGTCCCATGCCTGGCTCTGGTGTCCAGGTCTACTACAGTGTTATCACACCCAATCAACAGAACACAATGAG ctccTCTGTTGGGTTCCTGCCTCCTCCCGGATCAGAGCAGATGCAGTTCCCTCGGCCGTCCTCCCCCTGCAGCTCCCAGCAGCCCCTCCATCAGGCACAGCAGTGCTCAG GCGTTCCCCTTCCCCCAGGCGGTGGGATGGTGATGATGCAGCTGACGTTGCCCCCCGGCCAGCAGCCACGGCCTCACTCGCCCCCGCAGTGGAAACACAGCAAGTACTACAGTCTGGACCACACCAGAGGACAGAAGTCCACAGAACTCTCCACCCTAGACACCTCACAG AGCAGTCCCCTGCTGGGCAGTCCCTCAACTTCCCCCGCCCAGTCGCCAACTCCCTCCCACCCACACCACCTAACCAATGTGAAGAGCATCCGTCCAGGCCTCGCCCCCGTGATGCCCCAGTTCTCCAGACCCTTTGTGCCAGGGCAAG GAGATGCACAGTACCCGTTACTAGGTCAGCCCCTCCAGTACAACCCCCAGAtccgtcctcctctcctccacactccACCCATGGTCCCCAACCATCAG GTACCCATGGGGATGCGGCACAGCGGTGGAGGGGGCAGAGGGAGGAAGCAGCCAAGGAAGGCTCTGTCTACAGATCTCAGT TGA